tcataaccattcattagaccatCAGGTCATGGAGCTCtcgttccttctacaagaactatagccaatttcaaagctgacttccgatattatcctcctaattataccacaatcaaatctgatagcatccattctagtcATAATGACCTCGTCTCCttcaacacgaccactctagtgacatgacacatcaatacaatttaaagccacaacccgtacaatccgtgcaccagatagcaaTATTCCAAATATACCCAAtcgtaacaatgacccaaacaggagaaccGCTCCACAAGCTCGATGAGTATcaccccgacgcaatgctaagaacccatcacacaccgcaaAACCATAACATACGAATCTTACATAAGGGaacatatttccacataactctgctgtaatacgcgaccctatccaaatactggtccatatgaaacacctcaagccaccctgctaaaatcaataaccatgcgcaattcgacatcaagtacccaaagtgcattaccataaccacagagaagcaaacgacaccatgccacataaaacccgaaagaacatgaCCAATAtgtcatcaaccaagcaatatccaatattattctcgctcaaattctgctataaggccacaatagaaccgcaccatatatGCATATAACCACGAATcataactcctcgtagcatagaagagtaactcaccgaTCATTTCAGAGcacgaataagcttcacatcaaccgaatggcatatccttcaacaatagcaatatggagccaatcaatccggctcggtgtagaatacacatcctaattgggcctaccaatgggccccgaatcaactatggtcagccaccaatagataaacaacctccgatagtccacaatgacggaatcataacaccttctatcatctggctagctccggccacaacttcacagtccaccaccatgaaacaatctgctcatgagaactcccaatcttcaattccatagaacacatgaatcaccctatttgatttcacctccaccgcccgaatgcctaacacctctctcatacacaatcctcCCATGAGAAATACTTTGAAACTTCTCCCGTGCCACCtagcaaaaatttgaatatcaacagtcaatcaaccaagagagtgccgcaattccagcgaagtacccataaattaaaacacactgccccttctgaaatgtacactctcatcaagctataccagatagtaatatcatttacctagtcatcagAAACTgttcatgctgcctaagaatttatgtccttcccttcaaaactgaattgtgacctggtacatgtaaatcctattcgtgcacaacacaccacatctattatgccatcatgtgtcaagcataagaattctattatcaactctgagtcactagcaaattacataccttattagtcagaaacctctttcttgcttctttcttggaggaaatcataacacacaacacgcTCCGTACATCAGTAGAAATTATCCGGtttaaaccatggtagaacccatcatgaacacttttaaatccatttgcacataaccaagctatctgaaccgaattcctctaacttcaccaagccacacaggttgccaaatacgggagcattgccacgaaacacatgtagatactagccacatcataagtacataaataaccgatcatacccattactgtgctaccCCAACCTACTTCCAAACTGTCCTATTTTcccaagtcctttccaaattgccttcaaattgctattttatttccttgttagaacactactatccttaactaaaactttctccacgaactctagcatagaatcacaccgccctaaggcttataagccttcgaattccctttttatgtattccaaaggttccacaaccaaaaatgcttactccgaagagactttatgtgaatctaaaactgtttccttcaccttcttgatactgaaatgcataattcacaatgatataagatGCAATGAGTCTTAACaccgttcaatgcaactcccagttttctagccatatttataaatcttgtaTCCATTGTAACCAttctcgaattaaccgaccaaacggaccgaaacgacatgttccccattagcacaccaacacccaagggaataaagagtaaccctcactcctacgcaaccgagcaaattcccgctccatgtacactacattctctgtgaataaccactcaattatttttatggtcctcctataaccatagagtgtaatacaacttgtgtccagaaattcctttacccgagtcatcctcgatctcgacctttGCAAATCATAACTGATTCACTGGTATACCCCGAACTGAAACTAATATgacccataaccgtgcaatcaacttgtcgatagcagactcccccacttagccttaagctgcaattatataaaattagaacccgtaaggatttctccttctcaattatcaaggtctcgcaccgttaacctgccagacttctcgaagtcttttatttagcctttcatgaacattctgaatctccagcCAAAATTACATACGCGACCTCCTACTGGGTAGctagtaatattcctcgcaaaagcttcatcaacatcacgctaCCGTTAGCTGTACACAGGAGATAACCTACCTGTgaaattccttaccgacatctcccaatgacactgcactgagtgTAACGACCACGAAATtcgtaaattctcctgagttcatgctcACCCACTATTtatataagtctgcactttccctattgacatcaactatatgtcaacaataccttccgaactcaagtcatattgcacctgacacgataatcagatcttcacgcctctattcatttcaaacacacccctttctgccatattcaattttTCCTTTGTACACTAGCCATCACTCTAAATAGAGTCTGCAGGCCGATTCATATATTAACACgtttccaaaccattctacactttctccaggcgcacgactaccctactagtgaattcatatgctaatctgccactcttacttcggttaaattatcccctttaagaaacttctcaacctctacttctcctacttgacctacTAGAACTTCAACtaccgcgaaacacttcccgcCATGTCTTCCCTCAAACTTTGCTACCCAACTGCTGCATCAAATTGAAATGTATTtctgtcgcacctgaaccaataaaatgttaccgactctaagtctcttcaaagattatctttcccgagccatcaacatcaaaataccccattcgcaaccaccattactacacaaccacttactcttcttgagttcaaactcattgacatgagaatttaatttgccccaaaatttaacaacgtgaaagatccttcaaaacattcacactcgagactgtacgtcgcatcaaaataaaaatcaagcacccaatggccttcctttacatttcaagaaaacacttctcgtcacattcgcaTAGTCTTAACActtcccgcagttacatcatactcaccacagAACCATTCCattgctcatcgagccacaattcCACTTGTATGGACATtctcggacatatgagtccaaatgtataggttacaactgaagctaccgagccaaaactacggtttaaacctggcctcaagtcctccagactagcccatcaccaaaacacataatacacatctcgaacctcgttcatagaatcacaaaccAGCGATGCACaattgataccgagcgctcatgtgcgcatacgagatgcgtggaagaaattcaaagagttatgtctcaagctgaatcaatttcacacgataaaatacaagaaagtaaaatttttctaagggttctacaacctctcgaagataagtacagacgtcaccgcaccgatccgcaagactctactaaacccgctcatgagaCCTATaaaacctaggctctgataccaatctgtcacgacccaaactaacccctatcgtgatggcgcctatcgtgaaactaggcaagctgactcatttccaaaacaaaccgatattttcatttaaaagataatttcaatgttatttaatataaaaatattcgtaaagaagttcaaatcaaaataaaagtgcagaaggaaaagcccgacatcggggtgtcactagtcatgagcatctactacaatctgtctaacaatatcaaggctaactcagcttggaaaatagctaaatacaactagaggaagataagcgggagaagagcaggggctgggatcgccaacaactaccttgctatctccgaaaAAATCTGTAACcagaaaaaaaatcaacaaccgctaccgtgtccagctacacctggatctgcacacaaggtgcagggagtaacgtgagtacgctaactcagtaagtaacaacaacaaataaagactgagcagtagtgacgagcaataaaacatataacattcatatcatgaaaactcagtaaagtacaacatacTTTAAAAATCAGTGCTTGattcaaatcatctcgtttaaacctggttccagtaaaaatcatttaaagatatttttccaacagtttttcaaacaaaggctcaatgcaaaggtgagcaaaaaatgatgaaatcataaacagtccctcgggcaaaacatcactcatatacagcccctcgggtaaacctcacagtcactcgtgccactcgggcatacctcacaatcactcttgccactcgggcatacctcacaatcactcatgccttccagtcactcagcactcggcactctcactcagtaggtacctgcgctcactaggggtgtgtacaaactccggaggggctccttcagcccaagcgctataatctacatggataactcacgtgctataataataaagtatgctgcaggcgggcagcctcgatccacactcatcctcacaaatcaggccctcggcctcactcagtcataaatctctcaagccactcgggcatttcagtaaaacagggcattcaacccaaaatatttatatgcatcaaaatagagtcataaaactaagttatgcggtaaacaagtataatatgactgagtatagattttcaatcgaaaacaatgagaggatggtaagaaataacccctaagggtccaaacagcattggcgcaaggcccaaatgtggctgaaattctttctaaaacagaAATTCTTTACAGAAATTCTGCCACATGTGGCCCAAATCTGCCacatttacagaaattctttctaaaacatataagtatcatatggtttcaacaaaatatgcaactttacaattgctacggggaggaccaagtcacaaatctccaacggtgcacgcccacacgcccgtcacctagcatgtgcgtcacctcaaaatagtaaaatgatataaaattcggggtttcgtaccctcaggactagatttacaatcgttacttacctcaaaccggtcaaatctctaccccgcaatgctcttgcctctggactctcctccaaatgctccaaatctattcacaatcagtacaataccatcaaatatacgctaatggaatgaattctacaagaaaagcttcaaaatagaccaaaacccgaaattggctcaaacccggcccccgagcccacgtctcgaaatccaacaaaattcacaaaactagaaagctcattcactcatgagtctaatcataccaaattcatcaaaatccgacatcgttccttcaaatccttaaattactctccaaaaatccaagccctaacccctcattttcactaattacaatgattaaataACTGGAAAATCActatatatacgagtattaggctcaagtaacttacctcaatgaaatccccttgattccctcttcaaaaccctccaaaagctccaaaaaccgagttgaaattgtgaagaatgaccaaaaattcgcgaagggttcaaTTTATGCCTTTTTGCCCAGCAAAACCGCATATGCAGTCCAGATAGCGCACTTGcggcctccgcttctgcgcccaaaaGCCTGCATCTGCAGAAGTCACTTAAGGTCCTAAAACCCGCACCTGCAATCACCTCTTCACActtgcggtctcgcaggtgcgacccctcatccgcttctgcgataaaACCCCAGGCTTCCAGACCCCGCACCTGCGACTAAATTTTGCACATGCGAAACGCGCACCTGCAGTTCCCAacccgcaggtgcggccacaccAGAACAGCAACACCAGCTGCattttttcaacttcaaacttcccgttaaccttccgaaatcatcccgagaccctcgagacctcaaccaaaaataccaacaagtcctatatcaacatacaaacttagtcgaaccttcgaattactcaaaacaacatccaaacaccaaattaccctcggattcaagcctaaaaatttctaaaattccaaattcggcaaccgatgccgaaaccaaccaaaccacgtccgaatgacctcaaattttgcacacacgtcacaaatgacactacaaacctactccaacttccggaattccattccgaccccgatatcaaatttttcactgccgactgaaatcgccaaattttcaattttgccaattcaagcctaattctaccacgaacctccaaatcacattccggacgcactcctaagtctaaaatcacctaacggagctaacggaaccatcaaaattccaatccgaggtcaaatgctaaagagtcaaattttggtcaactctcccaatttaaagcttcaacaatgaaattccttcttccaattcgattccgaaatacctgcgacccaaaaccgacgattcacacaagtcaaagtacatcatacggagctattcatgccctcaaacaaccgagcgaagtgcaaatgttcaaaacgaccggtcgggtcgttacaagtagaAGTTTTCTTTTAGATCTTGCTAAAATCCGTCCCAAATTCTCCTTAACTTTCTATATAAAACAGTTCACACTATGCAATATGCTGttcaaaaaataaaagcaaaatgtgaaactttttttaataaaaaaaattaaaataaataaataaacttgCAAGCTTTATTAATTTGCATGTGATTCTTCTTCAACAATATCTATGAAATAATAAGCAAAAATTATTTCGATGGTAATGTAAGATACTATATGCGTTGTTAACAGTGAGCTTTTTTCTTTGGGATAAgttacaataaaaaaaatttatactCTCTGCATCCTATTCGTTTTTACTCCTTTCTGTTAAAATCCGTCCCAAAATATGCAATTACTTgatttgttttatgaaaaatgTTGATTGTTGGGAGTATTTTTGGTCCCAATATTCTGGAGAGAAAggggagagaggagagaaaaaaggaaaaggtgtAACTAAATTCCTTGATTGAAGGCATTAATAATGGATTGTGAGtcttttaaggtggaatgtatataATTTATAAGTAATCCTTATTTAGagcgggtaatatacaaaattagaatgattttgataaataagtttcaaatattgtatagaaacgaaaaaaatcctaaaataaatgaaaattgTTTGATATGCTTTACTCATGTCATACATCACCAATCTTAACTATGTCAATATTTCATTAAGTAGACCTAAAATCAcataagaaaaaattaattttgacACACAAGCCTCTTGAAATTTATGTAAATTTAGCAAAAATAGGACAATTATTTTTACATAAACGATGTCAAGTAATTGAAATTTTTAGTCGTATTAGCACGTATACTCCAATTTTGCTAGAAATCTTTTTAGTATTGTTAGAGAACTACGTACCaataaaaaatattgaaaattatGAGTGTTAGAgaagttaatttttaaaataccatattataaaaaaaaaagcttaaattatataatataatgATATAGACAATAATGATTCATATAGCAGTTTCTAACTAACTCAAAACTGAGTGATAATTGTTATGTTATAGGATTATTCAGCGTATTTTAACCTTTTAGCAATCTCTCTAAATATTGATTATTCATTATCATTTAGTTAtttaaaaaacaacaaaaatgagcAAAGAAGAACAAACTTTGGGGGCATAGAACTAAACCAAGAATTCAAGGAAAATTATGTTCACAGTTAGCTGGGAAATGATTCtcaaaatacatgaaaaaaaCACAAAACTTTAGGTCACATAAACACAACAGTAATACATCAGACTTCACCAGATGAGCATGCAAACGCAGACAACTGAGAGACAGACATATATAAGGTATATGTTCAGTTTCCAGATTGGGTTTGCGACCTTTAACGATAATTCCAATACTAAGTTATCTTAATTACATAATGTTTATCCGAAATTTACTTTGATGCTACAAAATGCAAGTACTTTCCATATCAAAACCCAAAATGTGCTGATTTGTCCATTCAGATGCGTTTTGGAGGATTATATGGGATACGTTCATCTTGACATAGATTCTGCAGAAACAAATATAAGTAAATAACTACGCAAAGCAAATAAACAACTTAATATGGAGCAATATGCGACCTAAAACGAAAATCACTTCCACAAACCAATATGCGACATAGACAAAAGTTGTAACTCTCCAACCGTAAAGATAACTTTTTGCAACAGGGAATTGGAAAAGATAATAGAATTCAGTTAGTTTTATCAattgcctacacccacaaggtatcaACACACTGCCCCTGTAGCTATCACACACTTAGACAATGTAAAATCCAAGCAGGAAAAGAGAAACTAAGATTTGACAAGtctaagtaggcgtttggacatcaaaattgtgatttttgaaaaaaagtagcatttggagttaagttgaaaaatggtatttggaatttgaaattatatttggatatgcatttcacttgaaaaaatattgcagtttTGTGAGTGGGGAAAAAACTTTTTTCCGAAAAACTTGAAAAAGTGGTTTCATTTtcgaaaaatctccaaaaacttataaattttcatggACAAAcaagtttttgagaaaaaaaatcgGAAATTCGGAAAAAACAATCTATCGACAAACGGGTCCTTAACCCAACACAGAGAGGGATAATCCTCACCAACCTAAAAGGAAAGACAAAAGGACTTTGGAGTAGCAAAGATCTGGCATCACTTACCTGCAAATCTTCCGGAAGTGCCTCAGACACAGCAAGCGTGTAACAACCAGGGACAGATCGTGCTGcaaatgttaaaaaaaaaaaaagagagagaattcAGGTCAATAATATACCCTGTTATGCAATAGGAAGCAAACAAAATTTTGGCTAAAGATGAAAGGATATTTACCAGCATACGATATTCAGACAGAAAACATTAGCAACCAGTCACtagcaataacaacaacccagtaaaatccacaagtggggtctgggaagggtagtgtgtacgcaaacaaAATGTGCGTTGTAATCTttgggtagtgtgtacgcaaacaaAATGTGCGTTGTAATCTTTCtctattttctttccctttctggAGACTTTCATTGAATGGACTAGAAAAGAGAAATAGTTACAAAGCATCGACGCTTAGGTTTTTACTATTGCACTTTCACCTACCCATGCAACTTGCAATCTAATGCTTCAatgtttttttactttttttattttgtaaaagcTTGATTTCATTAGTTTTATAGAATTAGGCTAAAATAAAGGGAAAAACTTGACTTCTGCACCTCTGTAAAGTGGTCCAGAACCTTCACTTTTTTTCATGCTTTCTAATGGCTGGGAACAATGGAATATTTAAGACATCAAAAAGGATAGGTAAAATAAGTTTTCAGCCTCTCATTCTCCAAATAGTAACACCTTATTCCTTCATCTACACAGCGCGTGTCCATTCTTCATTGCTGGGAGCCAAGGACATGTGAAACATCTACCCAGTACAGGTTAATACCTTAGTCCTTCAACTAAATGGGACATCCTACTTGTGAAAGCATACCGTGGAAGATAGAATACAACTCACTACATCTTATTATAATTATAAACTGCAGTCAGGTTGCAAAATTACAATCATCACTAACAACCTACCATTGCTCTACAGAAGCTAATAAAGGTGAAACAACTTGGCTAAACTTTGCAGTATTGTCTGGTATTGACTACCTTATGAGGAGAGCTCCGTAGCTTGAGAAATCCTCTCATTATTTGTGGTAAGGACACAAATCTTTTGATTTATTTcagaaaatcagaccttttctAATGCTCCCTCCTATTTTTGAGTATTTCCTCTACCTAGAGCCCTATATATCTAGCAGGTATTCACCGTCTCCGACTAAAACTTTCTAGCTGTTTTCCAAGCAAATATGATAGGAATTTGAGCATAATATCATCAATAtttgcattttgaaggtcttaAGTGCTCTACTGATTCAAGCCGTAAACTTGCATTGAAGATCTTTGTAGTCTAATTAAGACTGCTGCTTTCTTAAGGCCTAGTGTATTGAAAAGCTACCATCCATGGTTCCCAAATGTGATATTATGTTAACAGTCTCACTAATGTTTCTCATAGTGATGCACCACGGAGTAGTCAGGATCAGAAAACTATTAGCCATACTAGGAAGATGTGTCCTTTttttagggggggggggggatactAGGAAATATGTCACTAAACAATTGGAAAGAAACGAAGGAAAATTATGGTGGTACAAGGCCCTATTACTCACTTATGGGCCAAATAGAAAAAGGTTATGAACAAGAAGACATCTGAATAAGCACTTCCCTGATGGAATATTTTCTTCTGACAAACACCAAACGCAACAAATTGAGATGAACCTATTGATCTAAGTAAAAATAGACTAGCAGAGTAACAGGCCATCACAGTTAGCATCATGAAACCACTATCTAAAATGCGTCTACTATGGTCCCCTTCACAGAATTTCCAATCATTTTGCACAGGCTTGTGTCAGAGATATTTGAATTCAAAATGGCCTTTAACGTTCAACCACCATGCTGCTAACTATTAAGGCAAAAATGAAGAAAGTAGCAAAAGAAAGAATCCCTCAAACATGCCACTTAGCCTCAGTTTACTACTTTCTACCATGGGCCTCTAAATATGTTCCACACATTTACAGAAAAGCTAATGTCCAAAAAAAGCTTGAAATCAAACTTTTTCATTTGAAGCTCAGAGTATCAGGCAGTgctatcaaaggcgaaaagcgcagAAAAGCTCCAAGGCcggttggggctttaagcgcaaataaagcgtgggctttaatgaaaaaaggcgcAATTGGAGAAAAAGCAAAAATATTTATATGTAGTCCAAGAccaataattataagcatgaataacaaatatatggacaaaataaTTGAGAAAACATTACggagtgaaatatcaattgttcaGTGTCGCCTTTTCAGGATTACACTCATTAGCAAagaaaagtatgccttagagtCTTGATGGGACACTGAAGCGCCCGCAAAGCGAGacgaagcgctcaacatgttttgagcctcgctttgGTGCTTAAGCGCGCTTTAAacgcgcctttgacaacactagTACCAGGCTGATAAGTATTAAGGCAATATGCGCACATTAACCAATTTTTAGAAAAATCATCAAAACGCAAAGAATAGCAACATATTGCAAAGTCTGACAACGTCTCTTAAGTTGGCAGGCTTTATTTAGCTAGTTAAGAAGTTTATCCTTTGAGGATACATAAAAATTTATAGCTACCAAAATAGTGATCCAATACATCTAAAAATGTATATCAAGGACCAGAATTTATATTATCAAATGCCTGAAGAACTTTCACAAGATGCCATGTACAGCAAACCTgagaaaaaaatcattttttttggaaaaaatcataaataaacaCCGACACTTGCACCAAGGGACGTCACCCTTACAAAAAACTATACAAGTCTACTCAAAGGTTAATGAACATTAAGAACCCTTGACGTAGTTAATAGCAGTAAGCAATTCTAATTTCTAGGCATGAGAACCTTTTTTCCCGCCTAGGAATAACAACTTCGGCTCATGTCATATTTTGTGAATAAATGGAAAAACGATATCTCATAATCACTACTAATACTATGAAGCACTTTTGCTTATACCAAAAAATAACTATAAAGCACTTACATACACAATCTCAAGCATGCAAAATATACCAAATAAATGAACAAATCTCATCAAAGTTATAAGAATGCACTTATAAGAATTGGTTGTAGATACCAATTCGAAGCCACCGGGCTGCCCAGCTCCTAGTTGGATCCATGACGGAGATCAAACTGTTAAATTGTAGCTCCAAAGTTAATAACTAAAACTAACTAGGCCCATAAAacataacaaagaaaaaagaaaaggataaattCACCATACCCTGTAAAATTAGAAGTAGTGCAGTCCCCTACACGTTCATAATCTTCATCCATCTTGAAAAAGGGACAGTTCTCACATCCTGATTCCCTaaactgcaatttaccaaataaTCACCCATCAAAAAACATAAACGCCACTAcagtttttttaatttatttttttgatgGTGGTGCTCGGGCCATCATGCGCGCATCTCGACTATTCCATCAGGTACCTATTATCTCTCACCAACACAGGTACCGGGTAATTCTGCCCACCAAGACTTAGACAGATGGGAAAAAATCACATTGAACCCGAGACCTCATAATTCTCTTCGCTTCGTTGACTATTAGGCCATACCCTTGGTTGCACCTCACTACAAGTATATCCA
The nucleotide sequence above comes from Nicotiana tabacum cultivar K326 chromosome 12, ASM71507v2, whole genome shotgun sequence. Encoded proteins:
- the LOC107773283 gene encoding transcription elongation factor SPT4 homolog 2, translating into MGSQQAAQIPTSFGHELRACLRCRLVKTYDQFRESGCENCPFFKMDEDYERVGDCTTSNFTGLISVMDPTRSWAARWLRIARSVPGCYTLAVSEALPEDLQNLCQDERIPYNPPKRI